Below is a genomic region from Syngnathus typhle isolate RoL2023-S1 ecotype Sweden linkage group LG3, RoL_Styp_1.0, whole genome shotgun sequence.
aatcgatgtcttgctcgctcttggcatacaactttatgtcatccatgtataggaggtgactgatggtggcccgatttttgagtcggtatccgtagccagtcttgttgattatttggctgagggggttcagacctatgcagaacagcagtggggacagagcatctccttggtatatgccacatttgatggagacttgtgcaattggcttgtaattggcctcaagggttgttttccacagtcccatcgagtttgcaatgaaggctctcaggttcctgttgatgttgtacagttccaagcattcagtgatccatgagtgtggcatggagtcgtaggctttcttgtaatcaatccaggcagtgcacaggttggtgtgtcgagtcttgcagtctcaggcgactgttccgtcaaccagcagctggtgtttggctcctctggtattgttgcctatgcctttctgtgttgtgctcatgtattgagccatgtgtacacttatcttagccgctatgatgcctgacatgatcttccatgttgtagggagacaggttattggccgatagttggatgggactgtgccctttgtgggatccttcaggatcaggattgtgcgtccttcagttaaccattcggggtgagttccaacttttagtagctggttcatttgttctgctcggcgctcatggagtgcagtgagcttcttaatccagtaggcatggatcatatctggcccgggtgctgtccagttcttcatacctgagactctctcttggatgtctgccacagtgatggtaactgggttctgctcagggtggttgctgtggtcttctcttagagagactagccattgtgcctcactgttgtgtgatgtgtccttctcccatatgcccttccagtattgctcagtctccagtatatacactatatatatatatatatatatatatatatatatatatatatatatatatatatatatatatatatatatatatatatatatatatatatatatatatatatatatatgcagctTTTTGAGATCTTTTGGTCGGCTTCGTTATGTCACACAAGTTCTATTTGAATGATATCTTGATTGAACAGATCTAAAAGTAATCAGGATTGGTCCGTGAAAATGGACTGTGCTTTCTCCCCATGATTGGATTAGTCACAGTTGATAAGGGGATGCATGAACAATTGCACACAGGTTTGTCCAGAAAGCTTTGAGTGTTTTTTATTCCTTTAAAAAATGAACTCATCATTGAAAATCTACATCTTATGTTGATATGGATTATCGTCTGAAATTTACATTTTGTTCAATGGTCCTATATATTAAAGTAGGGAAAGTACACAAAAAAGTCTGAATTTTCCGAGAgtgcaaataccgtaattttcagagtgtaagtcgctccggagtataagtcgcaccagccataaaatgcccagaaatgtgaaaaaaaaaacatatataagtcgctccggagtatacgtcgcattttggggggcaatttattagacaaaatccaacaccaagaacagaaatgaacgagcaacaacaggctaaacgatacggtatgctaacgtgacaaacacaaacgaggagtttgacgtaacattcagtgatttaaaaaaaaactataacataaataacacgtttataaaaccatttgtgtcactccaaatcattaaatccatcgatcaaatttctcgtcctttatgtcatcttggtgacagaggacatgtccagaggatatggcgctttaaagcgTTAATTACCTTATTTGATTTTTTGtctctatttttcattttttgaatatgttcaagataaagatatcaaagcatgtgaagtgatcaactaggtatactaaaaataacatgtgaagtggtcaactatacttgtaagtaagtgatgtgttaatgatcaagtaaaaatgtgtgaaaaaaaacatatataagtcgctcctgagtataagtcgccccccccacccaaactatgaaaaaaaatgtgacttatagtccgaaaattacggtattttttcATGGCACTCTAGCTTTATATAATAATGTGAGTGAAACTAAATGACATGCCATTTTCATAAAGAACAATGCATACTGTGCATACTTTAGCACCATCAGTAAATATTTGTGTCTCTGCTCCTTACTTACAGTTAAGTGGTTGGACAAAAATTTGATAATTTTCCAAGTACCTGATGGTTGCATAagctcacaaaacaattaaactaGGTGTGTCACTGTCTCGCAGCCATCGAGTATTACGTAGAACAGGGTTAGGCAAACAGGTTTTCAGCCAAACAAGTCAGGACCAAGTTAGTTAAACAACTATCAGCACACGGAGCAGGGCTCATGTTTCCACTTCACCATTTCTGTGCTGACATTTCAATATGGTGTCAAAATGAACAACGTAAAATATATCCTTGCAAAACAAGTGCCGGGAACCCACGTTGCAAGTTCATACAAATTTCTATGACTAGAGGTGTTTGGAGAACTGTTTGAAGTGAGATTCATTTGAGAAGTTCCCGAATTTTTGAAACATAACAACTTGCATTAACTCAGACTAATGGATGCCAAGGAACAATTAACTCGAAGCTAATACCTGCATGGATTCCACACTCATCTGCAATGCATAATGACACATGTAAGGcatgtttaataagaataaatgtgttttatggCAAGTTTCCAACACAGAAAGTATTCTATACGCTACGAGGGTAACTGGCAGGTACAGTGATACTCTTTGTAACGTCACAGGGTTTTATCGAGTAGTGAAGTCTAGTACCTGCCAATAAGAGAATGCATCATTTGTACGAGTCACTGCGGGTGGGTGTGGGATTATTGTTTTTTGCGGTAAAAGtgaaatgcaatttaaaaaggaaacaaagaGAACTTAATTTACTCGTCACAGAGAATGGGCGAGAGAAAGTAACTAATTCCACCAGTTTATCCAGCTGAGGAACAATCATGGGCGTCATCCATCAGATAACCTCCTGTTATCCACAGGCAGTTGGGACACGACAGCACAGCCCAAACAAGTATCGTTGTAGCTGTCATCAACTGTAAACTGATTTGGCATAAAGAATTTCCTTAATAAAATAGTTCAGACACAAATTCAACATACATAACTAAACTATTTCTTTTTCAGATTGTGGGTCAGTCTACATCAATTTGTTCATTGATTAGGTTGATGATTTAgcctattgtatttttttttctttgcatttgtTAAGTAATTTGTTTGTAATGGTAAATTTACATCATGAAGGTGTAAGTATTCTGCAGCTTCTCTTCATTTGTATAAATTAaagtgtcttttttcttttgaaagttATAGAACTAATGGGAAATAAGAAAGATATATAAAATTAGCGACATATGATTGAGAGGCATTTCAATATTCATTTTTCAAGGGTGCAATTATTCTGAAATGTCGACCAATGCAATAAATATCTTCTGAGAAAATCATGAACAATGCATGTTCACTTTAAAAACAGCCATCATAAAGTATGAACGAGACTCTCATGTGAACCACAGATACACAACTTGCTAGGCGAGGCGTGGAAtgttgatttcttttctttttgttttttttcttttggattcAATTTACATAAAATCTTCATGTCCTTGTGATCTACCTCAGCTGTTTGCTTATTTCATTATGACAAAAACCAGAAAATTAAATTAACTAATTTTGAATATTCCGCTACACTAAGAAACTGTACTTTATTCTGTTATATTCTATAATCTTCAGCAATACATTACAGAAATGTCAACACTGTAAAAAAATACTTGAAATTTACTTTAAAGGTCACCCTTTCTTTTATGAATAAATTAGAAACATTTGCTCAATAACCCTACTTTGAATTTCTGACTGGAAAAAAACTTcactagattttttttcaagtaaatTTCACACCCAGTTTTTTACAGAGTTTTAGAAACATCACATGCATGACACCtattcatatttaatgaaaCGATTAGTTCTTTATGATCAATAGAAATTGAATGGATTTCATTTAGAATTTGAGAACCACCATTAAGAAATCATATCAGGGTTAAAATTCCATTCTACGGTTTTGGCTCACACAGGGAGTGAGACAGGTTTAATTAAATGTTTGTGGGTGTCTCACACGCCTAAACCCGCAGTCGGTGATCTGTGCCAACCAGGACAGCTGCACTACTTCTGACACACCCATCAAGTCATGAAGTCATACCACACGTTGGCGTGGAGCACTGTCTCGGTCTCAACCCACCTGACGGACCGCCCCCCCACGGCGCGCTATATAATCCATCCTCGAGCCCGGCAGTAGACCGTCTCCTCCTCGCCTGTCTTTGGCTTTGTCAAATTTCCGAGAAGAGTGCATCCCGAGCCCATAAATTAGTCAACATGTCAATCCGTGCGGGACTATCGTCATTTTCCCTCTCCTCTGCGCCCGTGTCCGGCGCCCGGCGGGCTGCCAGCCTGTACTCTGGTACCAGTGGTAGAAGTATGAAGATGTCCTACGGCACTGGGCTCGGTGCTGGCATGGACATGAGCTACTCTTTTAGCGGAATCATGGATGGCAACAACTTCGATGTCGGCGGCAGCGAGAAGGCGACCATGCAGAATCTCAACGACCGCCTGGCCACTTATCTGGACAAGGTGCGATCTCTCGAGAGCGCCAACGCTCAATTGGAGCGTCAAATCCGCGAGTGGTACGACAGGCAGACTCCAACTTTGAGAGATTACTCCAAGTACGAGGCAATCATCGTTGACCTGCGCAGAAAGGTGAGTAGCTCTGCAAGGCAAACCCACGTTGTACCGGTATATTACGTCAGATAAAATAAGATGTATAGGACCATTCAGGTTTAcagttctgctttttttttttttttttttgggatgccATTTTAGATAAGTGATGCTGCTCAgatgaatgccaggttgatgcTGCAGATCGACAATGCGCGACTGGCAGGAGAAGACTTCAGGATCAAGTGAGTGGattaaataacaataatactactactaataataatattaataataactcAAAATGACACGAGTCACTTGCATGAGCCTCAAATGACACTCACTTTGATTCCAAATGGCTGCAAATAACTGTTGTGGTTGACACTATCAATTCTTAACAATGAGTTTAAACTTTGAAGATAGAAGAACACATAGACAAGGTTCTTTTGCCACCACTCGCGAGATACACCTTGCTATTCTTACAAAGTCAAATTGCACGTCTTGTTAATAAAAAGGGTCATTAGCTATTTCAGAAGCTGTTGGGGATCGAATTCAAGCAGGGATGCTGTTTTGTCACAAAGACGTTAAGGGTGGGAAAGCTGGTTAAACTGGTTTCAGTGGGACTTCATCTTGTCTTGTTGGTAGTAATACCAAATCAGCTGATGGCCCGACATGAGCTGAGCGTCTCTGTGTTTGATAACCAACAGGTTTGAGAACGAGCAGGCAGTGCGCATGTCAGTGGAGGCAGATATTGCCGGACTGCGCAAAGTCGTGGATGACCTCACACTGTCTCGCACTGACCTGGAGATGCAAGTGGAGGGCCTGAAGGAAGAACTCGTCTACTTGAAGAAGAACCATGCTGAGGTCACACGTCTACTCGCAGAAGCACCTATGTGTCCATCCCCGAGTCTTAGTATTTCGGGATGGGCACATTTAGCACCGTTGATAATACACACTGTATCGTAGTTTActttagattattttttttgcaggcagTTTGAAGTGatccttttattttattatggtCATATGTTGTAGTTGCACAGAGATTATATGAGCGTGAGCTACCACAAGTCAACTATTTGCACTGCCGTCTTCCGGAGACACTTTTCCTAAACTAACAAGTCCTGAGGACTGTTTTGGGTGTCCAAAAGTTGTACGCAAAGAGGACTTGGTATAGTAAGTTGTTGTGCTAGTCTATTCAGTCACAAGGTAGTGAATCAATTTGTTTAACATGCACTGACATTTCATCTTCCTCTTGGAACTTGACAAACTCCTGAAGCAAAAATTTGCATGTTTGCTCATGGACTGAAATAGCAAATGTGATGCAAAAAGTATCTTAGTTAAAAATAATGAAGTTTTGAAGCAAACCCTCGGGCACCTGAGAGATAGTCACTGACTTTAGTGTCACCACTTCGACTAAAATGTAAAACATTAACATGGCATGATACAAGCTAGAAAAATTAATTTACATTAAGACCTGCCTTTGTAGAACTTGTCTAATTTCTTCCTCCAGGAAATAGCGGCCTTGCGAAACCAAGTGAATTCCTCCGCTGTGAATGTCGAAGTGGATGCCAGACCCCAGGAGGACATGTCCAAAACCATCGATGAGATCAGAAGACAGTATGAGGCTATCACTGAGAAGAACCGCCGTGATATGGACAGCTGGTACAAGGCCAAGGTCAGAAGAAAAACATTGAACCTTACAATGTAAAAGGCCAAAGGGTTTACAACAGCTTGAATAACTTTGCCCTCCATCCACATCTTGCAGTTTGACGAGTTGAACAAGCAAGTTGCAAGCAGCACGGAGATCCTTCAGACCTCCCGCTCTGAAATTAGCGAGCTCCAGAGAACATTGCAAGCCCTGCAGATTGAACTCCAATCTCAGCTTAGCCTGGTAATGGGAGATCATATCAAATCAAGATAGAACCTCAAAGCACTTCCAAATTTCACATTCCCTTTGTTTTATCTTGACAGAAAGCTGCTGTGGAGAGTCAGTTGGCAGAAACAGAGTCTCGCTACTCAATGCAGCTGAGCCAGCTCCAGGCGATGGTCAACAACCTGGAGAACGAGCTCGGAAAAATGAGATCGGAAATCGAAAGACAGGGATCAGAATACCAGATCTTGCTTGACATCAAGTGCAGGCTGGAGATGGAGATCGCCGAATACAGAAGATTGCTGGATGGAGAAAATGTCAAGTAAGACACAGCCACTTATTTGGCTTTTCTTCTCGTAGCgctgtcaaacaaaacaaacaacattcTCTCAACCCCAGAAACTAAACTGAAACATTTTCTCTTTTCCTTACTTGCAGGACCATTCAAATCGTCAAGGAAGTCAAAGGTAAGTGGATTacatcacattttattttttcaatttgaGTGACCTGAATATATAAATGCAAATTCATTCTTATTCCAAATCTCTCTTTAGCTCAACCTGTTATTACCCAGAGAAGGAAAGTTGTGATTGAGGAGATAATTGATGGCAAAGTGGTGTCCCGCACCGAAGATGTGGACATTGATGTCATCAAGAAGTAGAGAGACCGGATCTCAACCAACAGATCTATGTCAAGATTTAAAAACTCAACGTCATACTTATTATTATTGGATTTCTTCACGACACAAATTTGGCGCGCCATATAAACATATCAAAAAATTTATCAAAAAGTAACAGGAACAAAGTCATTAGTGCAATTCCCAGCAGGTTTGAAATTGAACAAACTTGTCAAATGCCTTTTCCGTCAAATGCCAATAAATGGTTTGTGTGACAGTAAAACTGTgtcatttactttttttttttttagacatttttGGTTGAATATTACATGTTGCACAGTATCTGATCAGAACAAGGGGAGTGCAGTGCTACTCACAGCAAGAAGAAGCGTGCTGGTTGGCTAAGGTAGGATTTCAAATCCACCCTGTTTGTGTGAATCCTCTCCACATACTCCAACCTTCCAACGCAGTCCAAAGGAAGGTGCAGCAGATGAACTCAACTCAAAAGCGTAGCTGTCAATGTGGGAACGACTGGTTGTCTATCTCCATATGACAACCTTGTGATTAGCTCAATCCAGAAATGTG
It encodes:
- the LOC133152077 gene encoding keratin, type I cytoskeletal 19-like isoform X3; translation: MKVRSSVMWTPRNLVLLTTSTAELLMISGAWTAALLLTHPSSHEVIPHVGVEHCLGLNPPDGPPPHGALYNPSSSPAVDRLLLACLWLCQISEKSASRAHKLVNMSIRAGLSSFSLSSAPVSGARRAASLYSGTSGRSMKMSYGTGLGAGMDMSYSFSGIMDGNNFDVGGSEKATMQNLNDRLATYLDKVRSLESANAQLERQIREWYDRQTPTLRDYSKYEAIIVDLRRKISDAAQMNARLMLQIDNARLAGEDFRIKFENEQAVRMSVEADIAGLRKVVDDLTLSRTDLEMQVEGLKEELVYLKKNHAEEIAALRNQVNSSAVNVEVDARPQEDMSKTIDEIRRQYEAITEKNRRDMDSWYKAKFDELNKQVASSTEILQTSRSEISELQRTLQALQIELQSQLSLKAAVESQLAETESRYSMQLSQLQAMVNNLENELGKMRSEIERQGSEYQILLDIKCRLEMEIAEYRRLLDGENVKTIQIVKEVKAQPVITQRRKVVIEEIIDGKVVSRTEDVDIDVIKK
- the LOC133152077 gene encoding keratin, type I cytoskeletal 19-like isoform X1; protein product: MMGGGRCSLLILRRKYKRFCALLTSVLVFPVQVRSSVMWTPRNLVLLTTSTAELLMISGAWTAALLLTHPSSHEVIPHVGVEHCLGLNPPDGPPPHGALYNPSSSPAVDRLLLACLWLCQISEKSASRAHKLVNMSIRAGLSSFSLSSAPVSGARRAASLYSGTSGRSMKMSYGTGLGAGMDMSYSFSGIMDGNNFDVGGSEKATMQNLNDRLATYLDKVRSLESANAQLERQIREWYDRQTPTLRDYSKYEAIIVDLRRKISDAAQMNARLMLQIDNARLAGEDFRIKFENEQAVRMSVEADIAGLRKVVDDLTLSRTDLEMQVEGLKEELVYLKKNHAEEIAALRNQVNSSAVNVEVDARPQEDMSKTIDEIRRQYEAITEKNRRDMDSWYKAKFDELNKQVASSTEILQTSRSEISELQRTLQALQIELQSQLSLKAAVESQLAETESRYSMQLSQLQAMVNNLENELGKMRSEIERQGSEYQILLDIKCRLEMEIAEYRRLLDGENVKTIQIVKEVKAQPVITQRRKVVIEEIIDGKVVSRTEDVDIDVIKK
- the LOC133152077 gene encoding keratin, type I cytoskeletal 19-like isoform X2, yielding MMVQVRSSVMWTPRNLVLLTTSTAELLMISGAWTAALLLTHPSSHEVIPHVGVEHCLGLNPPDGPPPHGALYNPSSSPAVDRLLLACLWLCQISEKSASRAHKLVNMSIRAGLSSFSLSSAPVSGARRAASLYSGTSGRSMKMSYGTGLGAGMDMSYSFSGIMDGNNFDVGGSEKATMQNLNDRLATYLDKVRSLESANAQLERQIREWYDRQTPTLRDYSKYEAIIVDLRRKISDAAQMNARLMLQIDNARLAGEDFRIKFENEQAVRMSVEADIAGLRKVVDDLTLSRTDLEMQVEGLKEELVYLKKNHAEEIAALRNQVNSSAVNVEVDARPQEDMSKTIDEIRRQYEAITEKNRRDMDSWYKAKFDELNKQVASSTEILQTSRSEISELQRTLQALQIELQSQLSLKAAVESQLAETESRYSMQLSQLQAMVNNLENELGKMRSEIERQGSEYQILLDIKCRLEMEIAEYRRLLDGENVKTIQIVKEVKAQPVITQRRKVVIEEIIDGKVVSRTEDVDIDVIKK